The DNA window CTTCATCCAACACTTGCAAGATCTTCGTGACGTTGCCGACCAGTTCTTTGCGGCTCTGGAGGACTTTCTATACCGCATGCCTTTCGGAATCAGGTACCTTGCTCAGCAGATGTACGAATGCTTGACCCAACGGTTCtcggaagaagaccctgGGTTCATTCTCCAGACTGTCGGGTTTTGGGTGTGGAAGAACTACTTCCAGCCCGCTGTCCTGGAGCCAGAGAAGCACGGCGTTGCCGACCGGGGCTTGACCCAGGAACAGAAGAGAAACCTTGGGGAGATTTCCAAGGTTGTCGCCCAGGTCGCCTCGGGCAGGCTCTTCGGTGCAGAAAATGTATACCTTCAGCCCTTGAATCAGTACATCGGGGAGTCAATCCAACGGCTCGGACGTATCTGGGGTCAGAGTACGTCTTTCCCTACATCCTCAACCTTTGACTGAAACTGACACATTGCAGTGATTGCGGTGCAAGACGCAGAGTCCTATTTCGACATTGACGAATTCAATGATCTTTACGCCAAAGCCAAGCCTACCCTGTACATCAAGATGTCGGACATCTTCTCAATTCATCAACTTGTTGCCTCCGAGATCAGCTACATTTGCCCACAACCCGATGATTTCCTCAAGGATCTTGTGCGTGATCTTGGCAACGTGAAATCCAACGAGAACGAATTGATGAGCGTCAGCTCAACCGAGATCAATCTCACCTTGAACCCGAAGCTGGCTCAAGTCGAAGGTAGGAGAATTCTGAGTTGTTAGCTTTGTTGCACAGACCATCTAACCAGATAAACAGATCCGGAGGCCGAGGTGAAGGCGTTGTTTATGGAGACGAAGCGATGCATTCTGTACATTATTCGAGTCCAGACCGGTACCAACCTGATGGACATCATGGTTAAGCCACCaagcgaggaggatgaagCAAGATGGCAGACGCTGGTGCGAGAAGAGCTACATACCAACAATCCTCGCCGGGGCGCCTACTCTGAGGCCAGCACCCTGGTCGACATTGGATCAATGGATTACGGAGAGCTCAAGCGCACTGCGCTCGAGAACATCCTTCGCCTGGAGCAGACCGGCAAGATCAATCGTCACAATTATTACCAGGATCTTCTGAACGCCATTGCGATTGACATTCGAACCAAACACCGCCGGAGAATCCAGCGAGAACGCGAATTGGAAGGTTCCCGACTGACCTCGGCCCGCCTGAACGATCAAGCCACCTACTTAGAACAGCAGCTCAAGACATACAACGACTACATTGAGCAGGCCATGATCAcgctgcagaacaagaaaggaaagaagcgGTTCCTGATGCCATTCACCAAGCAGTGGGATCACCAGCGAGAGCTTCAGAAATCCGGCAAGGTATTTAAGTTCGGGTCCTACAAGTACTCTGCTCGCACCTTGGCCGACCGCGGCGTTCTGGTTTCATGGAAGGGCTACACGGAGCGGCAATGGGATCGCGTGGATCTGACCATCTCCAGCAACGAGGTCGGCGTGTTTACCATTgacggcagcagcggcaacaTGATGATCCCCGGCGCCAACGCGCAGGTGCCGCTGGACGACTTGCTGCAGGCCCAGTTCAACAACGTGCAGTTTATGGACTTCTTCGACGGGCATATGCGGGTCAATGTCAACCTGTTCTTGCATCTGATTATGAAGAAGTTCTATAATGAATGAGCGGCTTTTCTCAATGGGTTATGATGAAGGACGAATACGGGCACATCATTCTTATGGATATTCATTCTTGTCGGGGTTACTTGTTTGTTCTAGATACCTTGGGtattttcttctttatcTTTGTTTCCAGGTCGATAGCGATAGCGTTCGGGACTCCCATGGGCATCCGAAATGATCAATATGTACACAGCATTCAATTaactctttctctctctcttggtcAATTCCCTCGTAGGGTTAACTGTCTAAATACAGTAGTTAGTTAACAGTCAAATATGGCCGGTTTATGTCAGGGGCTGCCACGTGACCTTGTGGCGCGTGGAATCCGGGCCAGCTGGAACTTCTTCCCCCTCCAGCCCCGAATCCCGCGACAATCGCACCCTCCTCGATTGCTTCTTGCCCTCGACCCCGATCCTCGGTGCGCTTTACTCACTCGTCTCGCCTGGCGAGCTTCCCCGTCTTTCCGAGTTACGTCCTTTTCCGTTAGACTTCCTTCAGACGCCCCTCGTCATGGATTTCGACAACCTCAAGAACCAGGTTAGCAACCTGACCTTGTACGATCTCAAGGCGGGTGTCCGCAAGGTGCAGAATGGTAGGTTTTGTCTCCCAATGAGCTTCCATTGAATAGATTCcggcttctccttgcccTGCAATCGCTGTACTGACTTGACCGCTTCGTTGATTAGCTGTCATGAACTATACCGAAATGGAGTCCAAGGTTCGTCTAACTCTCATTCCTCATCAATACGTTCAAGTCATGAGTTTCGACGGGGCGTGGCTTGGGGGAAAAGACTCTGCGACAGCTTGCTTACTCGCCGCGTAGGTTCGGGAGGCTACAAACAATGAACCTTGGGGTGCTTCGACCACTTTGATGCAGGAGATTTCCAGTGGAACTCACAACTAGTATGTTGTTGTTTAGGTACTGAGCGGTACCGAATTTACTGACTTTGTCGCAGCCAACTGCTCAACGAGATCATGCCGATCATCTACAAGCGCTTCACCGACAAGGCTGCGGAGGAATGGAGACAGATCTACAAGGTTCGTCAAAAAGGACTTGCTTTCCACTTGCGTCATTATATCGGCTGACAGTGATTTGTTTTTGAAAACAGAGCCTTCAACTTCTCGAATTCCTTGTCAAGAACGGATCAGAACGGGTCGTCGACGATGCGAGATCTCACATGTCCCTGCTGCGGATGCTCCGGCAGTTCCACTACATTGATATGAATGGGAAGGACCAGGGTATCAACGTGCGCAATCGGTCCTCAGAGCTGGTGAAGTTGCTGGGTGATGTGGATCAGATCCGGAccgagaggaagaaggccCGGGCCAACCGGAACAAGTTCAGTGGGTTTGAAGGTGGCATGAACGTCGGAAGCAGCATGAGCTCTGGTCGGTATGGAGGCTTTGGGAGTGAGAGCATGGGATACGGCGGGTACAGCGGAGGTGTATACGGAGATGGGGGAGGGTTCGGGGGCGCTACCTCCTCTGACTTCCAGGACTCGGGGCGCAGACAAAATCGGTTCGATGAGTACGACGAGTACGACGAGGCGGACGCTGCTCCTGCGCGCCGGCCTGGAGCTAGCCCTGCTGCTCGCGCGAAGCCGGAGGCTAAGAAGCCAGAACCAGTACCGGATCTCTTCGACTTtggcgacgacgagcccCCAGCGCCCGCCTCCACTGCTGCAGGCAAGCAGCCCGCGAGCAGCGCTCTGAACATGTTGGACGCTAGCCcggccgacgacgacgattTCGATGACTTCCAGTCCGCAACGCCGGCCACCTCGCAGGCCACCTCGTCGAATCAGTTCGCCATCCCGCCCCCAGCGGCCACCCACAGCACAAACTCCAGCACACAGTTCGTCGCCCCGCAGCCTGTCTCCGCGTCGCAGGGTGCCAACATCAACGGCTTGGTCGGCTTCACATCAGCCACCCCGACGCCCTCGACCGGCTCGATCACTTCCCCCATGTCGCAGACTGCGCCCacccagcagcaacagaagCCCATGGCCCCCAAGCCGTCGGGCTACCAAGCTGCAACCCCCAACTACTTCACCTCTGTcgccacttccaccaccccctcGCAACCCCAGTTCTCTCAAGCCGCGCCGTCAtccgcctcctccacggCAGCAGCCCCCTCCGCCACAGCGAACAAACCCGCTGCCGCGAAGCCTTCCGGGGACGCCTTCGGCTCGCTTTGGTCcaccgccagcgccagcgccggCATCCAGAAGACCAATACCGGAAATAAGGGGCCCAACCTCGCCAGCATGGCAAAGGAGAAGGCCAGTGCCGGCATCTGGGGCGCGCCCGCGCAGTCCTCCAGCGCTACTACTCCATCGAtgggccagcagcagcagaagtCGACCGGTAGCTctggtcttgatgacctgCTTGGATAGTTTGCACACTTACAATTACACCCTACTACATTCGAGTCCAACGAAGTAAAGCAGAGCAGAACAACAAAGGAGAAATtgcttttccttttttctcctctcttttACTTGGTTGATTGAAATACAGACATcattttttttatttcttgcGATATAGGGCGATCACAATCATGCGGCAATTCCTTTTATTGGAGCTGTGTTGTcgcctttttttttttctttcttttttgctttccttTCTCATGGGTTGTCGTCCTTTTTGGCCCGTTTCTTTATCTATCTCCCCCTTTGCGTAGGAATTTGTCTTGTCACCGCTTGAGCAGAGAGAGTTAGTTTACCCAAAAAATTCGTT is part of the Penicillium psychrofluorescens genome assembly, chromosome: 4 genome and encodes:
- a CDS encoding uncharacterized protein (ID:PFLUO_006889-T1.cds;~source:funannotate), whose product is MDFDNLKNQVSNLTLYDLKAGVRKVQNAVMNYTEMESKVREATNNEPWGASTTLMQEISSGTHNYQLLNEIMPIIYKRFTDKAAEEWRQIYKSLQLLEFLVKNGSERVVDDARSHMSLLRMLRQFHYIDMNGKDQGINVRNRSSELVKLLGDVDQIRTERKKARANRNKFSGFEGGMNVGSSMSSGRYGGFGSESMGYGGYSGGVYGDGGGFGGATSSDFQDSGRRQNRFDEYDEYDEADAAPARRPGASPAARAKPEAKKPEPVPDLFDFGDDEPPAPASTAAGKQPASSALNMLDASPADDDDFDDFQSATPATSQATSSNQFAIPPPAATHSTNSSTQFVAPQPVSASQGANINGLVGFTSATPTPSTGSITSPMSQTAPTQQQQKPMAPKPSGYQAATPNYFTSVATSTTPSQPQFSQAAPSSASSTAAAPSATANKPAAAKPSGDAFGSLWSTASASAGIQKTNTGNKGPNLASMAKEKASAGIWGAPAQSSSATTPSMGQQQQKSTGSSGLDDLLG